ACTCGTCAATAGATTTAACTAAAGTATGAACTTCCTTGACATCTTCTACAAAAACAACAGCCTCTCCTATCTTTTTACTTACTACCTTTAAATCAATTACACTCCCATCTCCCTTCCTTGCTTTCCCTTCTTCTCCTGTCCCTTCTCCACTTACTCCCCCACTATTACATCCCATCATCACCACCATCACCATCACCATCATTACTTCTCTTATTCTTATCCCCTTTAATCCTCTTTTACTTCCCTTCTCTCTTCCCTTCTCTCTTCCCTTCTCTCTATACTCGCTTATACACTCTTCTATATTTCCTATCTCTTTCTTCTCTTTCATTCCTTTCCTTCGCCTCCTTGTTTTTTATTATTATTTTTAGCTTTGCTCTTATAAAGAAAGCACACAAAAAACAAAATGGATACAGCTATTAATGAATGTATAAATGGCAATTCATAAAAATATCTACATAAATAGTGATTGATTTTATTTCATCTATTATCAATTTGAAAATATAAAATCTTTTTATAATTAAATTATATATGATTGTTATTCAATCTTTTCAAATTATTAATGTATTTTTTTGTGTGTACAATTTCATAAAACAAACTGAATATTTTTCATTAAATTATTCTTAAAAACACACAAATAATAAAATTAATCTCTTTATTCTTTTAAATTTATTGTATAATTATATCAAGGAGATTTTCTATGGCTCAGCCACAACCAATCATCACCCAACAAATGGTATTAACAGAACTTATCAAAGCAGGCATTAATAGAGAAATTGCTGCTGATCTATCTTACCGATATTACAAAAATGAACTTACTTATAAAGATCTTGAATACTTAGAAAATAATTTCAATAGTAAACTTGACAAAATAGAAGATAAACTCAAATCTGAAATTACCTCCACTAAAGTAGAACTTAATAATAAAATTGATACTAAATTTAATGAACTTGACAATAAAATTGACAAAATCGAAGATAGACTAAAATCTGAAATTACCTCCACTAAAGTAGAACTTAATAATAAAATTGATACTAAATTTAATGAACTTGACAATAAAATTGACAAAATCGAAGATAGACTAAAATCTGAAATTACCTCTACTAAAGTAGAACTTAATAATAAAATTGATACTAAATTTAATGAACTTGACAATAAAATTGACAAAATCGAAGATAGACTAAAATCTGAAATTACCTCTACTAAAATAGAACTTAATAATAAAATTGATACTAAATTTAATGAACTTGACAATAAAATTGACAAAATCGAAGATAGACTAAAATCTGAAATTACCTCTACTAAGGTAGAACTTAATAATAAAATTGATGCTAAATTTAATGAAATTAAAAATACAGGAAAACTGCATAACTGGATGTTTGGAACTATTATTACTCTTAATATAGGAATTTTTCTAGCCTTATTTTCAATAATGTATTCCATACTAAACAAATAATACATTCAATAAAATACATTTACCATATGAGTACATCAAGTTAACTCTATAAAATATTGCAATAATTATCTATAGTGTTTTTAATATTTACTTATCTGATTATTTAATAAATCTATAATTAATCTTTTACTTGATCTTATCTAAGATAACTTTAATTTCCTTAGAATGATTTATAACGGGATCATATAGAGACGGAAAATCATCATAGCAAAATTTTTCAAAAACCTTTTTATTGGTATCTTGTAACCCAAAAAATATAACCCTGTTTCCGGTGTTGTAATACAAAGCAAAGTAGATAAGCTTTTGAAAAAACACCCAATTGTTGCTGTAACTGGAAAAGTTCAAGATGGTATTGCCATTGATAGTAGCCCCCCCCCAATAAAGGTTCCTAAAGCAAAAAAACTTATTAAGGCAGCAAGTGCTGCTAGAACAGCATCGGCTCTTTCTAAAGCAAAGAAGCTTGCTGTATCATCAGCTCTTGCAAGGACAGTAGAGGCTATTAAAGCAGCAAATATTACTTTAATAATAGCAAAGTAGTCTACCAAAGCAAAAAAGCTGCTTGGATTCTCAAGGGCTACTAAAGCAGAAGAAGAGGCTACTAAAACACGCTAACAAATCACAACTGTAGGAAAAAAGGGGAAGACTATGATGCCAAATATATAATGTGTATAATACTCATAGGAGCTTTAATCAATGATGAATAAAAACAATAATTATAAAAAATATAAATATACAAAAGACATCAATGTCAGGTTCAATATTGTAGATATTTGGAAAATTAAGTTTGAATTTATTGTTCACAATATTTGGTTAATAATGTCTGATTTACTGTTAATTTCTCTAAATGTATTACACTATTTAACAACAAACATCCTCCCAATACTTCTTCACAAAGAACAAAAAAAGTGTTTCCTTTAATTAAATAACTTTATCTTGCTCTTTATCTACAATTATTTATTGTTGTCACACACCAGCTGCTTCTGATGCCTCATCTTCTTGTTTCATTATAGCTAGATTTCATTTATGTACTTTACTCACTATCAACAGTATTTATTATTGCTACTATTAGAATACTGAGTGTCTTACTTGATGCTACAGCTTTAGCTCCTTCAGCTTCTGTCTTATTTCTTTGATGAATCTTTATCTGATATTCATTACTATTTTAGCTAAAAAACCCAAAACAAACACATCCTCAACCTTATTAACCTTACTATCTTTTTTAGCATCAGCATTAACTGACACAATAGCTTTCAATATATCAGCATCATTTACTGATACTATTAATGCACTTGATGATACTAATATATTTATCTTCAGTATCATCAAATTATACATCCAAATATACAAAACAAAGTCATATTATTGACTTTACATTTTTTAATTATTTTAACAAAAACAAATTATGAAGCAATAATCAATTTAAAAGATTCTTTATGCACCTTAAGATCTTTTAAGTCAAAAAATCTAAGTAATGATTCATCAAAAATATAATAAGTCACACTAGAAGGATCCATATATGCATGCCTTATCACAGATTCATATTCTTTTTTAACTACATTAAATTGATTTTCCATCTTTTGTTTTTTATCAAGATCTTTTTCAGCATCAATAAACACCTTAACTTCATCTATTATTTTCAAAAGTTCTAAAATATTTGTAACAAGATTTGGAATAAGCCCCTCTCTGAAAGAACGAACTTTCATAATTGTAAAGATAAACCGAGTAAAATACCTATTTTTATCTATCTGAGAAAGTTTTTTAGAGAACTGACCACCATCAACAATTTCTTTGATATGTCTAATAACCTGTCTAGTATCTTTCCCAGAAACAAAATCTAATGCTTTTATACGTCGATTTTTAAACACCTCAAACTTATCTTTTTGAGCCTGACTATGAATCTCTATAAACTGACATCTATAAACTATAGGTTTATTATACGCATCCCTTAACATTGTTATATAATCATCTTCAAGCTTTACACATTCTAAATGTAACTCCTGTCTCTTTTTATAATTTTTGACAATCTTAATAAATTCCTTAATTTCTGCGATTTCATTAACAACATACAAAATGCTTTCAGCAAGAGATTTTATCACCTGATCTTCAAGACCATTTATAAATTTATAAAATCCATTGTCAGTATATTGATCTCCTTCTGCAAAATCAACTACTACTTTTTGAAAATATAAAATTGCTTTTATCTGATCATCTGACAACTTAAATTTGCTAATTAATAAATTTTTAAGTATTTCATTATTACCAGACAACTTTTCCTCAAAATCCTCACTTTTTTTTAAATGAATACGCAAATTTATATCTTCTAAGTCTTCATTAACATCGATATCCATTAATCCTTTTAAATTACAACTACTCAACAACATCATTAATACTGTTGATACCTTGATCATCATATTTTTCAAAATTAATACCTCCTTTTTTCTTGTACACTTAAACTGATTACCCAATTTTATTACTTAATAACCAACACTACCCCCTTTTTCTTATTACCTTCATCAAATGAATCTCATACTTTATAACAACATATAAAGAAACATTTAGTTTTATTACTAATCTTACTTTCAAGATAAAAATTACATTTACAAATTAAGATGGTTTATCTCATCTAGATAATCTCCAATTTTTATAAAATGTTTTTTAACTCAACAAATTTTTATATTTATAACTAATTATTACATTAAAAATAAAACTAATTAAAAAATTAATAAATAACTTTTAATTAATAAATTATTATCTTCTACAACAAACCAAAACTATCAATGCTTTATAATTATTAATATTAATATAATATATTAATAACATTTAAAAATCAATATTATTTATAATATGATACATATTTAAAATCATTATAAAATGAATTTATTATTACTTAGAATTATTTTCTAAGTAATCAAGATCTTTATAAGTAAGTTCATTTTTATAATATCGGTAAGATAAAACAACCGCAATATCTCTATTAATTTTTGCTTTAATAAGTAGTTCCATTAATCCCATTTGCTGAGTAATGATTGGTCGTAATTGAACCATAGAAACTCTCTTTAATAAGAATTAAATAAAATAATAATTAAATAATAAATAAAAGAAAGTATATTTCTGTATATAACCCAAATTCTATCATTACTCACACCGAAATCTATTGTATCAAGTATGTTTTTCAAAATACTATCATCTTCTAATATATACTTGTCATAAAAATACAAATCTACCCTAATACCCAAATCTGACAATCCAGAGAATAACAAAATCGCACTTCCTAACAAACTTGCATCACTACTTGGTTTTATAATCCCCACCATCACATTGTAGAATGTTTTTGTTTAAATATTCTCCTTACTGCCAAAAACTTCCTCTCATCATCACCAAATTTCAACCAATTATTAAAAAATTAGTAATTAATTTCATTAACTATTAGTTAGTATAATGCACATTATATATTCGTCATATCCATGATATATCAAGTTAAACTTTATAAATATTGCAACGATTATCCATAATGTCTTAAATACATATTATAATTAACGTGTTACTGAATCCTATCCAAAACAACTTTAATTTCATCAGCTAGAGTGATAACAGCATCACATTTAGCGTAAAAGTCTTTGAACCTTGTTTCAAAATATGACGCTAATTCATCAACGGTAGCATCAACACTTTTTAGGGTATTATTTGTTTCTGAATTAATTACTTCATTCCTATTGTAATCATCTACAAATTTTTGTATTATTTCGGTTCTTAATTCCGTTTTCGCTAATTCAAGTTCTTGCAATTTGGTTTTCAAAAATCTTATATCTTTTAGAAATAACGTATCAAGTTTCTCTTTTTTATATTGTAAAGCTTTATATACATTTATATAATAAGCCCT
Above is a genomic segment from Borrelia hispanica CRI containing:
- the bdr gene encoding Bdr family repetitive protein, translated to MAQPQPIITQQMVLTELIKAGINREIAADLSYRYYKNELTYKDLEYLENNFNSKLDKIEDKLKSEITSTKVELNNKIDTKFNELDNKIDKIEDRLKSEITSTKVELNNKIDTKFNELDNKIDKIEDRLKSEITSTKVELNNKIDTKFNELDNKIDKIEDRLKSEITSTKIELNNKIDTKFNELDNKIDKIEDRLKSEITSTKVELNNKIDAKFNEIKNTGKLHNWMFGTIITLNIGIFLALFSIMYSILNK
- a CDS encoding BTA121 domain-containing protein surface lipoprotein; translated protein: MMIKVSTVLMMLLSSCNLKGLMDIDVNEDLEDINLRIHLKKSEDFEEKLSGNNEILKNLLISKFKLSDDQIKAILYFQKVVVDFAEGDQYTDNGFYKFINGLEDQVIKSLAESILYVVNEIAEIKEFIKIVKNYKKRQELHLECVKLEDDYITMLRDAYNKPIVYRCQFIEIHSQAQKDKFEVFKNRRIKALDFVSGKDTRQVIRHIKEIVDGGQFSKKLSQIDKNRYFTRFIFTIMKVRSFREGLIPNLVTNILELLKIIDEVKVFIDAEKDLDKKQKMENQFNVVKKEYESVIRHAYMDPSSVTYYIFDESLLRFFDLKDLKVHKESFKLIIAS